A stretch of the Perca flavescens isolate YP-PL-M2 chromosome 3, PFLA_1.0, whole genome shotgun sequence genome encodes the following:
- the hepacama gene encoding hepatic and glial cell adhesion molecule a gives MKVERKTYSTGDSFADIPPLLTIFGLLLLLFTGEVSGVNVTSQTQVVRGTVGKEALLSVSYSSSSSDKPVIKWQLKRDKEKPITVVQSIGTDIIGNLRPEYRNRIVVFENGSLLLHNLQLSDEGAYEVEISITDDTFTGEHYIELTVDVAVSKPYIQMIASSVLEWSEQFNLHCSHNNGTKPIYGWLKGGKVLTNDTRLLLSHDQKVLTISRVVMSDDDIYACTVENPISSMKSTPVRLTVYRRSSLYIILSTGGIFLLITLVTVCACWKPSKKKHRPVPQRAPIYLEQSEHGHDELIGPSGLPLADTPAAHLHWHSLSHIPFQVLPCAQSAPLLTLLVHLHAVSAR, from the exons ATGAAGGTGGAGAGGAAGACCTATTCTACAGGCGACAGTTTTGCTGACATTCCTCCACTACTGACGATCTttggcctcctcctccttctcttcacAG GTGAGGTGTCAGGAGTGAATGTGACCAGCCAAACCCAGGTGGTGAGGGGCACCGTGGGCAAAGAGGCCCTTTTGTCAGTCAGCTActccagcagcagctcagaCAAGCCTGTGATTAAGTGGCAGCTAAAGAGGGACAAAGAGAAACCTATCACTGTTGTGCAGTCCATAGGAACAGACATCATAGGGAACCTGAGGCCAGAGTACCGCAACCGTATCGTGGTGTTTGAGAATGGGTCACTGCTGCTTCACAACCTGCAGCTGTCAGACGAAGGGGCGTACGAAGTCGAGATCTCCATCACAGATGACACCTTCACTGGAGAACACTACATTGAGCTCACTGTGGATG TCGCCGTGTCCAAACCTTACATCCAGATGATAGCCTCGTCCGTCCTGGAGTGGAGCGAGCAGTTTAACCTCCACTGTTCCCACAATAACGGCACAAAGCCCATCTACGGTTGGCTGAAGGGAGGCAAGGTGCTGACCAATGACACACGCCTGCTGCTTTCACATGACCAAAAAGTGCTGACCATCTCACGCGTTGTGATGTCAGATGATGACATTTACGCCTGCACAGTGGAGAACCCCATCAGCAGCATGAAGAGCACGCCTGTCAGGCTCACTGTCTACA GACGAAGCTCGCTATACATCATCCTGTCCACCGGGGGCATATTCCTCCTAATCACCCTGGTGACAGTGTGTGCCTGTTGGAAACCATCCAA AAAGAAACATCGACCTGTCCCCCAAAGAGCTCCCATCTATCTGGAGCAGAGTGAACATGGCCATGATG AACTGATCGGCCCATCTGGTCTGCCCCTCGCAGATACCCCCGCTGCCCATCTCCACTGGCACAGCCTCTCCCACATCCCCTTCCAGGTCCTCCCCTGCGCCCAGTCCGCTCCCCTGCTCACTCTCCTTGTTCATCTCCACGCAGTTTCAGCCCGATAA
- the pde9ac gene encoding high affinity cGMP-specific 3',5'-cyclic phosphodiesterase 9A, translated as MGSSSSSYAPKTIYLDVDGKVQKVVFSRHCSPCDIKELLCSSSHIPRNTAIMMVDPEGALVSIDPTMPTNSPNFLYKVVPLSTGQLGEKEDMFQNVLSQVADQFSRAFRINELKTEVTNRLAMLEKRVELEGLKVVEIEKCKNDLKKLRDEMTSRGGGRVNCPCKYNFDDGKKVTPRRDVPNYPKYTLSQETVEALKKPTFDVWHWEHNEMLSCLEYMYHDLGLVKEFNMNPITLKRWLLAIQENYRSNPFHNFRHCFCVSQMMYGMIHLCNLQEKLTLTDMGILMTAAVCHDLDHPGYNNTYQINAHTELAVRYNDISPLENHHCAVAFQIFSLPECNIFANVDPEAFKQIRQTIITLILATDMARHGEILDSFKQKVDNFDFTNEEHVTCLKMVLIKCCDISNEVRPTEVAEPWVDCLLEEYFMQSDREKSEGLPVAPFMDRDKVTKPTAQIGFIKFVLIPMFETVMKLFPQIEEIMVQPLRDSRDHYEELKQIDDAMTEAQKKKTENMSLGGKKK; from the exons ATGGGCTCCAGCTCTTCCTCCTATGCCCCCAAAACTATTTACCTGGATGTGGATGGGAAAGTGCAAAAG GTGGTGTTCAGTCGGCACTGCAGCCCCTGTGACATCAAGGAGCTTCTGTGTTCCTCATCTCACATTCCcag GAACACTGCCATCATGATGGTGGACCCAGAAGGAGCCTTGGTCTCCATAGATCCAACCATGCCCACCAACTCTCCAAA CTTTCTGTACAAAGTTGTTCCTCTGTCTACTGGTCAACTTGGAG AGAAGGAGGACATGTTTCAGAACGTGTTGTCCCAGGTGGCTGATCAGTTCAGCAG AGCCTTTCGCATCAACGAGTTGAAGACTGAGGTCACCAACAGGCTAGCAATGCTGGAGAAGAGAGTGGAAT TGGAGGGCTTGAAGGTGGTGGAGATTGAGAAGTGTAAAAATGATCTGAAAAAGCTACGAGATGAGATGACTTCAAGAGGTGGTGGCAG AGTAAACTGTCCATGCAAATACAACTTTGACGATGGGAAGAAGGTAACTCCTAGACGAGATGTCCCCAATTATCCAAAG tacacactgtCTCAGGAGACTGTCGAGGCACTCAAGAAGCCAACATTCGATGTCTGGCACTGGGAACATAACGAG ATGCTAAGTTGTTTGGAGTATATGTACCATGACTTGGGACTGGTGAAGGAATTCAACATGAACCCCATCACACTCAAACGCTGGCTG TTGGCGATTCAGGAGAACTACCGTAGCAACCCTTTCCACAACTTTCGCCACTGCTTCTGCGTTAGTCAGATGATGTATGGCATGATTCACCTCTGCAACCTACAG GAGAAGCTGACTCTCACAGATATGGGCATTCTAATGACAGCTGCAGTGTGTCATGACCTGGACCACCCTGGCTACAACAACAC GTACCAAATCAATGCCCACACAGAGCTGGCAGTGCGCTACAACGACATATCTCCGCTGGAGAACCATCACTGTGCTGTGGCCTTCCAGATTTTTTCTCTTCCTGAGTGCAATATTTTTGCAAATGTGGATCCTGAGGCCTTCAAACAGATCCGACAG ACAATTATCACCCTCATTCTGGCCACCGACATGGCCAGACACGGGGAGATACTAGACTCCTTTAAGCAAAAAGTGGACAACTTTGATTTCACCAATGAAGAGCATGTGacatgt CTGAAGATGGTTTTAATCAAGTGCTGTGACATTTCCAACGAAGTGAGGCCAACTGAGGTAGCTGAGCCATGGGTGGACTGCCTACTGGAGGAGTACTTCATGCAG AGTGATAGGGAGAAGTCTGAGGGTCTCCCTGTGGCTCCCTTCATGGACAGAGATAAAGTCACCAAACCCACTGCTCAGATTGGATTCATCAAGTTTGTCCTCATCCCAATGTTTGAGACTGTCATGAAG CTTTTCCCTCAGATTGAGGAGATCATGGTTCAACCTTTAAGAGACTCTCGTGACCACTATGAGGAGCTGAAACAGATTGATGATGCCATGACAGAG gcacagaagaaaaaaacagaaaatatgtcATTAGGCGGGAAGAAGAAGTAA